The window CGATCACCGCCTCGGGGACCACCAGATCACCGATCGTGGTGCGCTCGGGATCGAGGCCACCCGCGATGCCGACCACGATGACCCAGTCCACGTCCTCCTCGAGGATGCGCCGGGCCGCCGCCGCCGCGGCGGCCATCCCCATGGTCGTCAGGAGGGCGACGACCTCGACGTCCCCCGCCCGCCCCCGGTAGACGGGACCGTCGGGCTCCAGCCCGAGCCGCCGCACGAGCGGCTGCAGCTCGTGCTCCATCGGCGCGAGGAGCCCGACCCGCTTCCCACCGCTCGGGCCAGCCACCGGACCAGTGTGCCCGAGGTCGAGGTTGTCGCGCCGGGGCCCGACGTCGGCCTCGGCCGCGGCTTCCGGATCGGGCCGCCAGGTGCGACGCTCGGTCAGCCGAGCGGGAGGAGATTGAGATGAGCGTGATGCCCGGTGACGTGAGCCCCAGCGTCGATCTGCCCGACGACGCGGGGCGGCACTGGCGGCTCGCCGACCAGCGGGGCCGGACCGTGGTCCTGATCTTCCACCGTCATCTGGCGTGACTCCCGTGCCACGAGCACGCGGTCGCCGTGAGCGACCACCTCGAGGAGTTCGGCGACGCCTCCGTCGTCCTGATCACCTTTACGGCGTCGCGCAACCTCCGCGGCTTCCGCCGCCAGCTCGGCCTCCGCTACCCCGTGCTCGCCGACGAGACGCGAGCCACGTACCGCGCCTTTGGACTCGAACGGGCGCCGTGGTGGCGCATCTGGGGTCCCCGGACCATCCGCGCCTACGTGCGCCTGATCCGCGCCGGGCGACGCTTGCGGCGACCGACGCAGGACACGCGGCAGCTCGGCGGCGACTTCGTGGTCGACCCCCGGGGCCGCCTCGCGTACGCGTACCGGTCGGCGAGGCCCGATGACCGGCCGCCGGTCGAGGAGCTGATCGACGCGGCCCGCGCCGCACGTTGAACCGGCGCCGTCCGGCTCAGGTCCCCGTAACCGACTCGCCGACGGTGTCGCCGGGGTCGAGCGCGAGGCGGCCCGCAGCGAGCTGCCGGAGGGTGCCGGCGCGGATCTTGGCGTTGGCGGTGAGGGAGAGCTCGTCTTCCCGGAAGAACAGGACCCGACGCTGACGTGCACCGAGACGCGTCAGGCGAGATGCTCGGCGAAGAACACGAGCAGCCGTCGCCACGCGTCGGTCGCGGCCACCTCGTCGTAGCTGCTCGAGCCGTCGCGCATGAAGCCGTGGCCGGCGTGGGGGTAGACGACGACCTGGCCTGGATGGCGGGCCTCGACGGCCGCGATCTCCTCGGCGGGGATGAACTCGTCCTGGCCGCCGAAGAAGCACAGCAGGGGACAGCCGGGTTCACCGAGGATCTTCCCGGTCCGGGCGCCGTAGAACGGCGCCGCGGCCTGGACGTCGACTCCGTGGGTCGCCGCCTCGTAGGCGAGCCGGCCTCCCATGCAGAACCCGGTCACCCCGACCGCCGACGCGCCCTGCCGGCGCAGCTCGTCGGCGCAGGCGCGGATGTCCGCGAGCGCGTCGTCGCGACGCAGCGCCATGAACTGGTCCGGCAGCTTGTCGGGGTCGCTCCCGCCGAGATGGTGGAACAAGTCGGGTGCGACGGCGGCGTAGCCCTCGGCGGCGAGGC of the Acidimicrobiia bacterium genome contains:
- a CDS encoding dienelactone hydrolase family protein yields the protein MPFFLARPAGSPPWPGVVVLMEGAGISPQLLRVCERLAAEGYAAVAPDLFHHLGGSDPDKLPDQFMALRRDDALADIRACADELRRQGASAVGVTGFCMGGRLAYEAATHGVDVQAAAPFYGARTGKILGEPGCPLLCFFGGQDEFIPAEEIAAVEARHPGQVVVYPHAGHGFMRDGSSSYDEVAATDAWRRLLVFFAEHLA